The proteins below are encoded in one region of Sedimentibacter sp. zth1:
- a CDS encoding helix-turn-helix domain-containing protein, translating to MFNRNIFSSKLIKLRTDNNVLAKDLANSVGVSKQAISQYEKLLSTPSVDVLISIADYFNVSLDYLTGRSDKPDNPNLKK from the coding sequence TTGTTTAATAGAAATATTTTTTCAAGTAAATTAATAAAACTAAGAACTGACAATAATGTTTTAGCTAAAGATTTAGCAAATAGTGTAGGTGTATCAAAGCAAGCCATTAGTCAATACGAAAAATTACTTTCAACACCTTCAGTTGATGTACTTATTTCAATAGCCGACTACTTTAATGTATCTTTAGATTATCTAACTGGTCGTTCTGATAAACCAGATAATCCTAATCTAAAAAAATAA